The Halomonas elongata DSM 2581 DNA segment GATCGATGAAGCCCACATCGAAGGGCGCGTTGTGAATGACCAACTCGGCGCCTTTGATGAAGGCCCAGAAGGCGTCGGCCACCTCGGCGAATACCGGCTCGTCGGCCACCTTCTCGTTGGTGATGCCGTGGACTTCCACGGCCTCGGCCTCGATATCGCGCTCGGGATTGATGTACTGGTGGTAGGTGTTACCGGTCAATCGACGATTGACCATTTCCACCGCCCCGATCTCGATCAGGCGATGGCCCTCGCGGGGATCGATGCCGGTGGTCTCGGTATCCAGAATGATCTGACGCATGTCGTGTCTCGTGCTCGCTGCTCGGCGTTGGGAAAAGCGGCGCCTCAGGCGCCGGCCTGCATCTCGTCGATCGCCTCGTTGGCCAGGGCATCGGCTCGTTCATTGCCCGGGTGGCCGCTATGTCCCTTGACCCAGTGCCACTCGACGCTATGACGCTTTGATTGCTCGTGCAGGTCGCGCCACAACTCGGCATTCTTGACGGGCTTGCGCGAGGCGGTCTTCCAGTCACGCTTGATCCAGCCGTGTATCCATTCCGTGATGCCCCGCCGCAGGTATTCGGAATCGGTCCACAGCGCGACCCGACAGGGCCGCTTGAGGGCCCGCAACGCCATGATGGCGGCCATCAGCTCCATGCGGTTGTTGGTGGTCTTGGCCTCGGCGCCCTTGAGGGCCTTCTCGTGCTCGCCGCTGACCAGCAAGGCTCCCCAGCCACCCGGCCCCGGGTTGCCTCGACAGGCCCCGTCGGTGTAGATCGTCACATCGCTCAATGCCACCTGGGGCGGTTCGTCATTCACCCTCTTTCACCTTCTTGTCCGATTGTCGCCCGATCCGCGTAGCGCCGCCCAGGGCGGAACCGGGCAGCGGCGGTGCAAAGGACACCTTCCCGCGCCGGGGCTGGGCCAGTTGAGAACGGCGCCGGGCATGGATCATGTAGCAGTCGCCCAGCGGCAGGTTATGCCGCCGCCCGACGGTCTCCAGCACGGCATTGCGCGCCAGTCCGCCGGGCAGGCGAAAGCCGCAGTAGTCTACCCGGTGCGTCTCGAAGTCGACAAACGTCAACCAGTCGCGCAAGCGGGCCGGACTGCGCCAACGGCCTCGACCGGGAAAATGGCGGCGCCGTTCGGGCCACAGCCGCGCCCCACCCGCGATACCGAACGGCGACCAGGCGAACAGCACCAGGTGGCCTTCATCCGCCGTGACCCTGGCCGCCTCCTGCAGCACATGATGAGGGTTCGGCAATACCTCGAGAAGATGATGCACGACCACCAGGCTCAGGCAGCCATCGGGCAATGGCAGGGCATCGGGCGGACACACCAGGGTCGATGGCACCTCGACGAGTTCCTCCGTCGGCGACCAGCGTATCGAATGGTGTACCGGACACATGTCCGTCAGCGCAGGACCGAAACCGAGTTCCAGGGCATGAGGGCCGAACCAGCGTTCGCACAGCGGCCCGATGCAGGCTCGCTCGGCACGCCAGATGGCCTGCCCCGAGGCACTGGCCCAGTAACGGCGCCCTTCGTCGGCCAATCGCGCCAGTGCCATCGCCTCCCGCGAATTTGACATGATCCGCTCTTCTCTCCACAGTTTGCACTTTTTACGACTTGCCTCGGATCAGGCACCATCGAGCCCGGTCAACGGTCAAGGCGCGAGGATAACGAGTTCATGTTGAGCGTGACACCCATTCCAGCCTTCAGCGACAACTATATCTGGCTACTGCGCCAGGATACGAGCGACAGTGTCTGTGTGGTCGACCCCGGCGATGCTGCCCCCGTGATCGAATGGTTGGAACGCGAGGGTCTGACGCTCGGCACCATCCTGATCACCCACCATCACCCCGATCATACCGGTGGGCTGGCGGAATTGATCCAGCGTTATTCCCCCCGTGTCATCGGCCCTCACAACCCGTCGATCACCGGCATCGATGAGCGCGTCGGTGATGGTGACGAAATCCGGGTCATGGGGCGCCTGTTCGAGGTGCTGGAACTGCCCGGCCACACCCTCGACCATATCGCCTTCTTCACCGCCGGCATACCGCCCCTGCTGTTCAGTGGCGACGTGCTGTTCAGTGCCGGTTGCGGCCGCCTTTTCGAAGGCTCGCCGGAGCAGATGCATCAATCCCTTTCACGTCTCGACAACTTGCCCGAGGAAGCCCTGGTATTCGCCGCCCATGAGTACACGCTGGCCAACCTGCGCTTCGCCAAGGCCGCCGACCCGGGCAACAAGGACGTGATCGAAGCCGAAAACGAATGCCTGCGCGCCAGGGAGCTCGAGCGCCCCACGCTGCCCAGCACCCTCGGCCGGGAACGCCGCATCAACCCCTTTTTGCGCTGCGGCGAGGAAGGGGTACGCCGCGCTGCCGCAGAGCACGGCGCCACCGACACCGAGCTGGCAACCTTCACCACCCTGCGCGCCTGGAAAGATTCCTTCTGAGATCCCTTTTTGAAAAGGGCCGCTGGACGACCGGCTCGGCACCATGCATGCCGAGCCCCCGCGCCCCGGAGACCCTTGCATGACCTATCATACGATGCGACGACGCCTGTTCGGGTTCGCCAGCTCCCTGAGCCTGCTCGGCGCCCTGTTGGCGACGGCTCCCTACAGCCTCGACACTCAGGCCGCCACCCTGCCCGCCGAACGTACATCTCTCGGCGGCACTACCATGCCGAACGATGCCACCCGCCCCCACGCCCGCTCACACCCGCTGGCCACCTTCTGGGGCGCTCTCGACCTCCAGCCCAAGGATGCCTGGGAGCGCCTGCGCGCCAGCTTCGAATGGAATGATCAATGGCGTGCCGATGCCGGTCACGCCAGGGTCCAGCACTGGATCGACGAATACCGCTCGAACCCGGGCAATATCGCCGAGATCACCGAGCGTGCCCGTCCCTGGCTGACCTGGATCGTCCAGCAGGTCGAGGCTCGCGGGCTGCCCGGCGAGATTGCCCTGGTGCCCTTCATCGAGAGCTCCTTCGACCCCGAGGCTCGCAGCCACTTCGGCGCCGCCGGCCTGTGGCAGATCATGCCACGCACCGGAGAAGCCCTCGGCCTCAGGCGCAACAACGTCTGGGATGGCCGCCTCGATGTCGTGCGCTCGACGGAAGCCGCGCTGGATTACATCGAGACCCAGGCCGACCAGTGGTACGAAGGCGACATCGAGCTTTCCCTGGCCGCCTACAACGCCGGCGCCGGCACAGTAAACCAGGCCCGCCGCGTCGCCCAGTCACAAGGCAAGACCGGTGAGTACTGGGACCTGAGCCTGCCGTCGGAAACCATGGACTACGTTCCCAAGCTGCTGGCCATCGCCGCGATCATCGCCGAACCCGAGCACTATGGCGTCGAACTTCCCGACATCGAAGGCGGACCGGCCTTCGCCCAGGTGCCGGTGACCCGCCGGGTCACTCTGGATGAGGCCGCACGCCTGGCCGGCGTATCCGAACAGCGCCTGGCCGAGCTCAACCCGGGACTCCGCGCCAAGGTCGCACACCCCGGCCAGGTCGACGAGCTCCTGGTACCGATGGGGCACGCCCAGCGCCTCGTCGCCGCCCTCGGCAATTCACCGATGGACGATGCCAATGGCACCACCGATATCCATGTGGTCCAGCGCGGCGACACCTTGTCTTCCATCGCCTCCAGGCATGCCGTAGCGGCCGCGGATCTCGCGCGCTGGAACGGACTGGATCAACCCGACGCTTTACAACCAGGACAGCAACTGACACTTTCCGGTAGATAACACTGAAGCGCGCCCTGTCGAGCGCGCTCTTGACGCAGGGAATGGAACTTCACCGATGTTGCGATTGCTCCTGCTGCTGACGACCCTGGCCAGCCTCCCCGTGCTGGCCGCCGATCCCGGCGACGTCCCCACTCGACACGCTCTCGCTCTCTACGGCGAGCCGGCACTGGACGAGGGTTTCGACCACTTTCCCCATGCCGATCCAGACGCCCCCATCGGCGGGACCCTGGCCCGCGCCGCCATCGGCAGCAGCTTCGACTCGACCAATCCCTACATTGTCCAGGGCACGCCGGCCGCCGGACTCGGCAATGTCTACGACACCCTGCTGACCAGCAACCCGAACGAGCCGTTCACCATGTACGGCCTGCTGGCTTCCGGCATCCGTCTCGATCCGCAAAGGCACTGGGTGGAGTTCGACCTCAACCCCAAGGCACGCTTCCACGACGGCACACCGGTCACCGCCGAGGACGTAGTATTCAGCTTCGAGACGCTCACCGAGCATGGCCAACCTCTCTATGGCGCCTACTACGCCGGCGTGAAAGATGTCCACGCCGTGGACGAGGACACCGTGCATTTCGACCTGACTGATAGCGAGTCCCGCGAGCTGCCGCTGATTCTCGGCCAGTTGCCGGTACTGCCCGCTCACTACTGGCGGGAGCGCGACTTCACCCAGCCCACCCAGGATGCTCTGCTCGGCTCGGGCCCTTATCGAATCGCTGAAGTCGACCCCGGCCACCGCATCGTCTACGAGCGCGTCGACGATTACTGGGGCCGGGATCTCCCCGTCAATCGCGGCCGCCACAATATCGGCCGGCTCGTCTTCGACTACTACCGCGACGCTTCCGTGGCCATGGAAGCCTTCAAGGCCGGCAACCTCGACATGCGGACCGGTTCCTCGGCCCGCAACTGGGCGACCGGCTATGACTTCCCTGCCGTCAAGGCCGGCTTCGTCAAGCGCCTGGAGATCCCCGACGGCCAGCCCGCGGGCATGCAGGCCTATGTCATGAACCTCCGGCGAGACAAGTTCCAGGACGTGCGCCTGCGCGAAGCCCTGAACCTCGCCTTCGACTTCGAGTGGCTGAACAAGAACCTCTTCTACGGCGCCTATCAGCGTACCCACAGTTACTTCGACAATTCCGAAATGGCCGCTGAGGGGCTGCCCAGTGACGCGGAGCTGGCACTGCTCGAGCCGCATCGCGACGCCCTGCCCGAGCGCGTCTTCGACTCCCCCCTGCCCATCGACATGCCCGAGGAGCCCCGCGCTCGCCTCCAGCGCGCCCATGAGCTGCTGACCGAGGCCGGCTATACCTATCGAGACGGCCAGTTGATCACGCCGGAAGGCGAGCCCTTGCGACTCGAGGTACTCCTGCACGACAGCCGCTTCGAGCGCGTCGTGCATCCCCTGCTGCGCAACCTGAAACGACTGGGCATCCAGGGCAAGATCCGTGTCGTCGATGTCAGCCAGTACCTCAACCGCCGGGGCAATTTCGATTTCGACATCATCGTCGGCAGCTTTCCCCAGTCGGCGAATCCCGGCAACGAACAACGCGAATTCTGGGGCAGCAAGTACGCCAATGCCCCCCAGAGCAGCAACCTCATCGGGCTGGAAAGTCCGGTCATCGACGATCTGGTGGAACGCTTGATCGCCGCCGATACGCGCGCCGAGCTGGACACCGCCGCCCAGGCACTGGATCGCGTGCTCCGCTGGGGGTTCTACGTGATTCCCCAATGGCACCTGCCGGCGACGCGGGTGGCCTTCTGGGACAAGTTCGGCTGGAAGGAACCCTTCCCGGAGTACGGACTGGACCTCGACGCCTGGTGGATCGACCCTCAGCGTGCCGCCGAAGTCGAAGCCCGGCAGAGCGGCGGTTAGACTGCCAGCCAGATTCGTCCATCACGCCTTGAGGAGTTGTCGTGGCCGCCTATACCCTGCGCCGCCTGTTGCTGATGATCCCCACCCTGCTGGGGATCCTGCTGCTCAACTTCATCATCGTCCAGGCTGCTCCGGGTGGCCCCATCGACCAGATGCTGGCACGTTTCGAGGGGCTGTCCTCGCAGTCCAGCACCCGCCTGGAAGGCGATGGCGGCGAAGTCGCCTCGAGCGACGGCTCCCGGAGCAGCCGTGGCATACCGCCGCAATTCATCGAACGCCTGGAGACCCAGTTCGGTTTCGACAAGCCGGCGCCGGAGCGATTTCTCGACATGCTCGTCGACTACGCCACCTTCGACCTCGGCGAGAGCTTCTTTCGCGGCAAGGCCGTCACCACCCTGATCCTCGAACGCCTG contains these protein-coding regions:
- the rnhA gene encoding ribonuclease HI — its product is MNDEPPQVALSDVTIYTDGACRGNPGPGGWGALLVSGEHEKALKGAEAKTTNNRMELMAAIMALRALKRPCRVALWTDSEYLRRGITEWIHGWIKRDWKTASRKPVKNAELWRDLHEQSKRHSVEWHWVKGHSGHPGNERADALANEAIDEMQAGA
- a CDS encoding transglycosylase SLT domain-containing protein; translation: MTYHTMRRRLFGFASSLSLLGALLATAPYSLDTQAATLPAERTSLGGTTMPNDATRPHARSHPLATFWGALDLQPKDAWERLRASFEWNDQWRADAGHARVQHWIDEYRSNPGNIAEITERARPWLTWIVQQVEARGLPGEIALVPFIESSFDPEARSHFGAAGLWQIMPRTGEALGLRRNNVWDGRLDVVRSTEAALDYIETQADQWYEGDIELSLAAYNAGAGTVNQARRVAQSQGKTGEYWDLSLPSETMDYVPKLLAIAAIIAEPEHYGVELPDIEGGPAFAQVPVTRRVTLDEAARLAGVSEQRLAELNPGLRAKVAHPGQVDELLVPMGHAQRLVAALGNSPMDDANGTTDIHVVQRGDTLSSIASRHAVAAADLARWNGLDQPDALQPGQQLTLSGR
- a CDS encoding class I SAM-dependent methyltransferase; the protein is MSNSREAMALARLADEGRRYWASASGQAIWRAERACIGPLCERWFGPHALELGFGPALTDMCPVHHSIRWSPTEELVEVPSTLVCPPDALPLPDGCLSLVVVHHLLEVLPNPHHVLQEAARVTADEGHLVLFAWSPFGIAGGARLWPERRRHFPGRGRWRSPARLRDWLTFVDFETHRVDYCGFRLPGGLARNAVLETVGRRHNLPLGDCYMIHARRRSQLAQPRRGKVSFAPPLPGSALGGATRIGRQSDKKVKEGE
- the gloB gene encoding hydroxyacylglutathione hydrolase translates to MLSVTPIPAFSDNYIWLLRQDTSDSVCVVDPGDAAPVIEWLEREGLTLGTILITHHHPDHTGGLAELIQRYSPRVIGPHNPSITGIDERVGDGDEIRVMGRLFEVLELPGHTLDHIAFFTAGIPPLLFSGDVLFSAGCGRLFEGSPEQMHQSLSRLDNLPEEALVFAAHEYTLANLRFAKAADPGNKDVIEAENECLRARELERPTLPSTLGRERRINPFLRCGEEGVRRAAAEHGATDTELATFTTLRAWKDSF
- a CDS encoding extracellular solute-binding protein, which encodes MLRLLLLLTTLASLPVLAADPGDVPTRHALALYGEPALDEGFDHFPHADPDAPIGGTLARAAIGSSFDSTNPYIVQGTPAAGLGNVYDTLLTSNPNEPFTMYGLLASGIRLDPQRHWVEFDLNPKARFHDGTPVTAEDVVFSFETLTEHGQPLYGAYYAGVKDVHAVDEDTVHFDLTDSESRELPLILGQLPVLPAHYWRERDFTQPTQDALLGSGPYRIAEVDPGHRIVYERVDDYWGRDLPVNRGRHNIGRLVFDYYRDASVAMEAFKAGNLDMRTGSSARNWATGYDFPAVKAGFVKRLEIPDGQPAGMQAYVMNLRRDKFQDVRLREALNLAFDFEWLNKNLFYGAYQRTHSYFDNSEMAAEGLPSDAELALLEPHRDALPERVFDSPLPIDMPEEPRARLQRAHELLTEAGYTYRDGQLITPEGEPLRLEVLLHDSRFERVVHPLLRNLKRLGIQGKIRVVDVSQYLNRRGNFDFDIIVGSFPQSANPGNEQREFWGSKYANAPQSSNLIGLESPVIDDLVERLIAADTRAELDTAAQALDRVLRWGFYVIPQWHLPATRVAFWDKFGWKEPFPEYGLDLDAWWIDPQRAAEVEARQSGG